A genome region from Erigeron canadensis isolate Cc75 chromosome 3, C_canadensis_v1, whole genome shotgun sequence includes the following:
- the LOC122592292 gene encoding phosphatidylinositol/phosphatidylcholine transfer protein SFH12-like, with the protein MANLHGHPAGLEKTDSINYEEKRSKLSFKQRAINVSNKLRTSFGKKSRKNGRPISVVEDVHDADELKAVDALRQTLILEELLPAKHDDYHMMLRFLKARKFDIEKTKQMWSDMIKWRKDYGTDTIMEDFDFKEKEDVIKYYPQGHHGVDKDGRPVYIEQLGKVDATKLMQATTLERYVKYHVMEFERTFIDKFPACSIAAKKHIDQSTTILDVQGVGLKNMNKAARELIQCLQNIDGNNYPETLCRMYIINAGSGFRLLWSTVKSFLDPKTTSKIHVLGTKYQSQLLELIDASELPTFLGGTCTCAEKGGCLRSDKGPWQDPEIMKMVRSGHHKCSKNAVPEEKVISEDQSANMKTFSFKKEVEYPKGEDIKQPNLPLVFEEDALEKHHSEKTNNTPVVDKAIDNPKPKQKLAFPKDTDYYPIQEAYKPKSSPDRLGNHLISGMMTLVMGVMTMVRMTNNMPKRLTNATLYSIGIHDDDDDMVKCPTRSHKEQALSISTGEYLAMMKRMGDLEEKVIVLDNRKIEMPAEKEDMLNKALSRVEALESELAATRKSLEESLSQQREIMAYLEKKKKKKRFFRF; encoded by the exons ATGGCAAACCTTCATGGACATCCTGCTG GTTTAGAGAAAACCGACTCAATAAACTATGAGGAAAAAAGGTCTAAGCTATCTTTTAAGCAGAGGGCTATTAATGTCTCCAACAAATTAAGGACTTCCTTCGGTAAGAAGAGCAGGAAAAATGGTAGACCCATTTCTGTTGTTGAGGATGTGCATGATGCAGATGAACTGAAAGCAGTTGACGCTTTACGTCAAACTTTAATATTGGAAGAACTATTACCTGCAAAGCATGATGATTACCACATGATGTTAAG ATTTTTGAAGGCTAGGAAATTTGATATAGAGAAGACTAAGCAAATGTGGTCTGATATGATCAAATGGAGAAAGGATTATGGTACCGACACCATTATGGAG GATTTTGATTTCAAGGAAAAAGAGGATGTGATCAAATACTATCCTCAAGGTCACCACGGGGTTGATAAGGATGGAAGACCTGTCTACATCGAGCAACTTGGTAAAGTTGATGCTACCAAGCTCATGCAAGCCACTACCCTTGAGCGTTACGTCAAGTACCATGTGATGGAGTTTGAAAGGACCTTTATTGATAAGTTCCCAGCTTGCTCAATCGCAGCGAAAAAGCATATTGATCAAAGTACGACCATCCTAGACGTACAAGGAGTG ggactgaaaaacatgaacaaagctGCTAGGGAGCTGATTCAGTGTCTCCAGAACATTGATGGTAACAACTACCCCGAG ACTCTATGCCGCATGTACATCATCAATGCGGGATCTGGTTTTAGGCTTTTGTGGAGCACGGTGAAATCGTTCCTTGATCCAAAGACTACTTCTAAGATTCAT GTTTTGGGCACCAAATACCAAAGTCAGTTGCTGGAATTGATTGATGCCAG TGAGCTTCCAACGTTTTTGGGAGGTACTTGCACCTGTGCTGAAAAAGGTGGTTGCCTGCGCTCGGACAAGGGCCCATGGCAAGATCCAGAGATCATGAAG ATGGTTCGTAGTGGTCACCACAAATGTTCAAAGAATGCAGTCCCAGAAGAGAAGGTCATATCTGAGGATCAGTCTGCAAACATG AAAACATTTTCTTTTAAGAAAGAAGTTGAATATCCCAAAGGTGAAGACATCAAGCAACCAAATCTTCCTTTGGTTTTTGAAGAG GATGCATTAGAAAAGCACCACAGTGAAAAAACCAATAACACGCCCGTAGTTGACAAGGCTATAGATAATCCTAAGCCAAAGCAGAAGTTAGCCTTTCCTAAAGATACAGATTATTATCCGATCCAGGAAGCTTACAAGCCTAAATCGTCTCCTGATAGGCTAGGAAACCACCTGATATCAGGCATGATGACATTGGTAATGGGAGTAATGACCATGGTACGTATGACAAATAACATGCCAAAAAGACTAACGAATGCCACACTCTACTCTATTGGCattcatgatgatgatgatgatatggtaAAATGCCCGACAAGATCTCACAAGGAGCAAGCATTGTCTATCTCTACTGGTGAGTACCTCGCCATGATGAAACGCATGGGAGATTTGGAAGAGAAGGTTATTGTACTTGACAACCGAAAAATAGAGATGCCTGCTGAGAAAGAAGACATGCTTAATAAGGCTTTGTCTCGTGTTGAAGCTTTGGAGAGTGAGCTTGCTGCTACCAGAAAG TCTCTTGAAGAGTCCCTTTCTCAACAAAGAGAGATCATGGCA